The following coding sequences lie in one beta proteobacterium CB genomic window:
- a CDS encoding Undecaprenyl-diphosphatase: protein MDLILLGKALILGVVEGLTEFLPISSTGHLILVGDLLDFNDERGKAFEVIIQFGAILAVCWEFREKLWKVASTVKSSAISRRFILNLLIASIPAMGLAFIFGKHIKAVLFAPIPVASAFILGALVIFWAERRQTKLMHSPGKAHIQSVDDLTSLDALKVGLAQCAALIPGTSRSGATIIGGMLFGLPRAVATEFSFFLAIPVIGGATAYELLKLWKNPVSLSSDFTLAIVVGFIAAFISAFICVRWLIHYVAGHNFIPFAWYRIVFGVLVLVSAYTGLVAWSH from the coding sequence ATGGATCTAATTTTGCTAGGCAAGGCCTTAATACTGGGGGTAGTGGAAGGCTTAACAGAGTTTTTGCCCATCTCCAGCACGGGGCATCTCATTTTGGTGGGCGACTTACTTGACTTCAATGACGAAAGGGGCAAAGCCTTCGAAGTCATCATTCAGTTTGGTGCCATTTTGGCGGTTTGCTGGGAGTTTCGTGAAAAGCTCTGGAAAGTCGCCTCTACAGTTAAAAGTAGCGCGATTTCCCGTCGTTTTATTCTCAATCTCCTGATTGCCTCTATTCCGGCAATGGGCTTAGCATTCATATTTGGCAAGCACATTAAAGCGGTATTGTTTGCTCCTATTCCGGTAGCAAGTGCTTTTATATTGGGCGCGTTGGTCATTTTTTGGGCTGAACGTCGTCAAACCAAACTGATGCATTCCCCGGGTAAGGCGCATATTCAATCAGTTGATGATTTAACCTCTTTGGATGCGCTGAAGGTTGGTCTTGCTCAATGTGCCGCATTAATTCCAGGAACCTCTCGTTCGGGCGCAACCATTATTGGCGGTATGTTATTTGGTTTGCCTCGTGCAGTTGCGACCGAGTTTTCTTTCTTCCTAGCAATTCCCGTGATCGGCGGTGCAACTGCTTACGAACTTCTCAAGCTTTGGAAAAATCCAGTGTCCTTATCTAGTGACTTTACTTTAGCAATTGTGGTGGGCTTTATCGCCGCTTTTATCTCTGCTTTTATTTGTGTGCGCTGGTTGATTCATTATGTCGCTGGACATAATTTCATTCCATTCGCCTGGTATCGAATTGTCTTTGGTGTGCTGGTATTGGTAAGTGCATACACCGGCCTCGTGGCTTGGTCTCACTAA
- a CDS encoding tRNA (guanine-N(7)-)-methyltransferase has translation MPIAQRGGILHSQNKGIATVTFPRTDRIRSFVLRAGRTTAGQQRAIDDLGPQFLVPFQDTALDLPQAFNGSSHPKILEIGFGMGETTAKIAALRAEDDFLAIEVHPPGVGALLKLIGENQLTNLRLIRHDAVEVLEKMLAPNSLEGIHIYFADPWHKKRHHKRRLIQAEFVKLLVSRLKPGAYLHLATDWHNYAEQMLLVLNAESALVNTSTEQVQVETFTAEDVAKSEDSKEFRPTLEQLSAMHPGYVERPAYRPITKFENRGIKLGHGVWDLVYKKK, from the coding sequence ATGCCTATCGCTCAGCGGGGTGGAATACTCCATTCCCAAAATAAAGGTATTGCTACAGTGACTTTTCCTAGAACAGATCGTATTCGCTCATTTGTGTTGAGGGCTGGCAGAACAACCGCTGGTCAGCAGCGCGCTATCGATGACTTAGGTCCTCAGTTCTTGGTGCCGTTTCAAGATACGGCATTAGATCTTCCACAGGCATTCAATGGTTCGTCGCATCCCAAGATATTAGAAATTGGTTTTGGGATGGGTGAGACGACTGCCAAAATTGCTGCTTTACGCGCTGAAGATGATTTTTTGGCGATCGAAGTGCATCCACCGGGTGTGGGTGCTTTGCTGAAATTAATCGGCGAAAACCAATTGACCAATTTGCGCTTAATTCGGCATGATGCGGTTGAGGTGCTGGAGAAGATGCTTGCCCCAAATTCTTTGGAAGGCATTCATATTTATTTTGCAGATCCTTGGCACAAGAAGCGTCATCACAAGCGTCGCCTGATTCAGGCGGAGTTTGTAAAATTGTTAGTCTCACGCCTAAAGCCTGGCGCCTATTTACATTTGGCTACCGACTGGCATAACTATGCCGAGCAAATGCTCTTGGTATTAAATGCAGAATCAGCTCTTGTTAATACATCTACCGAGCAAGTGCAGGTAGAGACATTCACAGCGGAAGATGTAGCTAAATCTGAAGATTCAAAAGAATTCAGGCCTACTCTAGAGCAGCTCAGCGCTATGCATCCTGGATACGTGGAGAGACCCGCTTACCGACCGATTACCAAGTTTGAGAACCGCGGCATTAAGCTGGGTCATGGAGTTTGGGATTTGGTTTACAAAAAGAAATAA
- a CDS encoding Succinic semialdehyde dehydrogenase, with amino-acid sequence MQKIDIRKLLKDPSLFKEEAFINGGWVKTANTFAVTNPATGEEIAQVSNLETKDAELAIQAAESAFQEWKSKTAKERASIMRRWFDLVIQNTQDLATLMTLEQGKPLVEAAGEVAYGASFIEWFAEEAKRVAGSIPSTTWSDKRLIVMKQPIGVCVAITPWNFPIAMITRKIAPAMAAGCTIVIKPAELTPLSALALAELAQRAGVPAGVVNILTADADQSIAIGKTLCASPVVRHLSFTGSTEVGRILMAQCAPTVKKLALELGGHAPFIVFEDADIDAAVSGAMASKYRNSGQTCVCANRFYVHKNVLDQFVEKFAKAIQVIKVGNGMEAGTTQGPLIEQAALEKVEKHVADALSKGAKLISGGKRSSLGGTFYEPTILSNVTNDMLITYEETFGPVAPIIAFESDEEAIRLANNSQFGLASYFYSRDIGRIWKAAEALEYGIVGVNSGIISNEVGPFGGVKQSGLGREGSIYGMDEYLELKYVCLGL; translated from the coding sequence ATGCAAAAGATAGATATTCGTAAGTTACTCAAAGATCCAAGCCTTTTTAAAGAAGAGGCCTTCATTAACGGTGGTTGGGTAAAGACTGCCAATACTTTCGCAGTGACCAATCCGGCTACCGGCGAAGAAATTGCTCAAGTAAGCAATCTTGAGACTAAAGATGCAGAGCTAGCCATCCAGGCTGCAGAGAGCGCTTTCCAAGAATGGAAAAGTAAAACCGCCAAAGAACGCGCTAGCATCATGCGAAGATGGTTTGATCTTGTTATTCAAAATACGCAAGACCTGGCCACCCTCATGACCCTAGAGCAAGGCAAGCCCTTAGTGGAGGCAGCCGGTGAAGTAGCCTACGGCGCCTCATTTATTGAATGGTTTGCAGAGGAAGCAAAACGCGTAGCAGGCTCTATTCCAAGTACGACATGGAGTGATAAACGCCTCATCGTCATGAAGCAACCGATTGGTGTCTGCGTGGCGATTACACCCTGGAACTTTCCGATTGCGATGATTACCCGCAAGATTGCACCAGCAATGGCTGCCGGTTGCACGATTGTCATCAAACCAGCTGAGCTAACTCCACTGTCCGCCCTAGCTCTAGCTGAACTTGCTCAGCGCGCTGGTGTCCCAGCTGGCGTGGTCAACATTCTGACGGCAGATGCCGATCAATCGATTGCGATTGGTAAAACGCTCTGTGCTTCACCTGTAGTGCGTCACCTCTCATTTACTGGCTCCACAGAAGTGGGTCGCATTTTGATGGCTCAGTGCGCGCCTACCGTAAAAAAATTAGCACTTGAGCTTGGTGGTCATGCGCCTTTCATTGTGTTTGAAGATGCAGATATCGATGCAGCAGTCTCTGGTGCAATGGCATCTAAGTATCGTAATTCTGGTCAAACCTGTGTTTGCGCAAATCGCTTCTATGTACACAAGAATGTCCTCGATCAATTTGTGGAAAAGTTTGCTAAAGCCATTCAAGTGATTAAGGTGGGTAACGGCATGGAAGCCGGCACAACTCAAGGCCCCCTGATTGAACAAGCAGCACTAGAGAAGGTGGAGAAACATGTGGCTGATGCGCTTAGCAAAGGTGCAAAGCTCATTAGCGGCGGAAAGCGATCTTCCTTGGGCGGCACTTTCTATGAGCCAACCATTTTGTCCAATGTGACTAATGACATGCTCATTACTTATGAGGAAACCTTTGGCCCAGTAGCCCCCATCATTGCCTTTGAAAGTGATGAGGAAGCAATAAGGTTGGCGAACAATAGCCAATTTGGCTTGGCCTCCTACTTTTACAGCCGAGATATTGGTCGCATCTGGAAGGCGGCCGAAGCATTGGAGTACGGCATTGTGGGAGTGAACTCAGGAATTATCTCTAATGAAGTGGGTCCATTTGGAGGGGTAAAGCAATCCGGCTTAGGACGTGAAGGTAGCATCTACGGCATGGATGAGTACCTTGAGCTCAAGTACGTTTGCTTGGGACTGTAA
- a CDS encoding NusB antitermination factor translates to MTKTPATSQAPVASAPKRSLTPRRRAREYALQGVYQSLVMRRAGSLPNAAAIAKQLAEDPGFRRCQHDLFQGIFAGVLERTDELEGIITPALDRPINELSPVEHAALLIGVYELAIDLSVPYKVAINEAVELAKTFGGTDGHKYVNGVLDLLAQKLRSTEIQAG, encoded by the coding sequence ATGACTAAAACCCCAGCAACTTCACAAGCCCCTGTGGCTAGCGCACCAAAGCGCTCCCTCACACCACGTCGCCGTGCTCGTGAATACGCCTTACAGGGCGTGTATCAAAGCCTGGTGATGCGTCGCGCAGGTAGCCTGCCAAATGCCGCAGCTATTGCCAAACAGTTAGCTGAAGATCCTGGCTTTCGTCGCTGCCAGCATGACTTGTTTCAGGGCATCTTTGCTGGCGTATTAGAGCGTACGGATGAACTCGAAGGCATCATCACTCCTGCGCTAGATCGCCCTATTAATGAGCTCTCACCTGTAGAACACGCCGCTTTGTTAATTGGCGTTTATGAGCTAGCTATCGATTTATCTGTGCCATACAAAGTGGCTATCAATGAGGCTGTAGAACTTGCCAAGACCTTTGGCGGTACCGATGGCCATAAATACGTCAACGGCGTACTAGACCTCTTAGCTCAAAAACTCCGCAGCACAGAGATTCAGGCAGGCTAA
- the ribH gene encoding riboflavin synthase gives MNTSNNESAVGVLASDLNGQDLRVGIVQARFNEEHCVALTTACIEELIKLGVSQSDIKLVTVPGALEIPFALQKLAETGEFDGLVALGAIIRGETYHFELVSNESGAGITRVCLESGLPIANGVLTCETDEQAQVRVQVKGADCAKAVVEMANLALALTPDIDFEINPSEE, from the coding sequence ATGAACACATCAAACAATGAATCCGCGGTAGGCGTATTGGCTAGCGATCTAAATGGTCAAGACTTACGGGTTGGCATTGTGCAAGCGCGCTTTAATGAAGAACACTGCGTTGCACTCACTACTGCATGTATTGAAGAACTCATCAAGTTAGGCGTCTCTCAATCTGACATCAAGTTAGTCACTGTGCCGGGCGCATTAGAAATTCCATTTGCACTGCAAAAGTTAGCTGAAACAGGTGAGTTCGATGGCTTGGTTGCGCTAGGCGCAATCATCCGTGGCGAGACTTATCACTTTGAACTCGTGTCGAATGAATCTGGTGCTGGCATCACCCGTGTTTGCCTGGAGTCTGGATTACCAATCGCGAATGGTGTCCTCACCTGCGAGACAGATGAGCAGGCTCAGGTTCGCGTTCAAGTAAAGGGTGCCGATTGCGCAAAAGCCGTAGTTGAAATGGCCAACTTAGCATTAGCTCTCACACCAGACATTGATTTTGAAATCAATCCTAGCGAAGAATAA
- a CDS encoding 3,4-dihydroxy-2-butanone 4-phosphate synthase, which translates to MQNTLASTEEIVADMKAGKMVILVDEEDRENEGDLVLAADHVTPEAVNFMAKHGRGLICLTLTRERCQQINLPLMVRDNGTSMGTNFTVSIEAASGVTTGISAADRAHTIKTAVAANAKPNDLVQPGHIFPLMAQPGGVLIRSGHTEAGCDLAAMAGCSPTAVICEIMKDDGSMARLPDLLVFAKEHQLKIGSIADLIQYRSQHESIVVREGEREFVTPWGKFQGIVYRDTPSSCIHLALVHGKPSESAETLVRVHEPLTALDFLDANVSTHSWPLAQALQKLASSPAGVAVLLNASGIAAPGDADWLAQFHKLNGTHSENTETPPARKTDFRTYGIGAQILKDLGVGKMRLLANPSPVPSLSGYKLEVTGYTPFASNLESNL; encoded by the coding sequence ATGCAAAATACCCTCGCCTCCACCGAAGAAATCGTTGCTGACATGAAAGCCGGCAAGATGGTGATCTTGGTCGATGAAGAAGATCGCGAGAATGAAGGCGATTTAGTACTCGCTGCTGACCATGTCACCCCTGAAGCAGTCAATTTCATGGCCAAACATGGTCGTGGACTGATTTGCCTCACTTTGACGCGCGAACGTTGCCAACAAATTAACCTGCCCTTGATGGTGCGTGATAACGGCACTTCAATGGGAACCAATTTCACAGTCTCAATTGAAGCAGCTAGTGGCGTCACCACCGGAATCTCAGCAGCTGATCGTGCCCACACTATCAAAACTGCGGTTGCCGCTAATGCAAAGCCCAATGACTTAGTTCAGCCAGGACATATCTTTCCGTTAATGGCGCAGCCAGGTGGCGTATTGATTCGCTCTGGCCACACAGAAGCAGGTTGTGATTTAGCCGCCATGGCGGGCTGCTCGCCTACCGCCGTCATTTGCGAAATCATGAAAGACGATGGCAGCATGGCACGTTTGCCAGATTTGCTAGTGTTTGCAAAAGAACATCAATTAAAGATTGGCAGTATTGCAGATCTCATTCAATATCGTAGCCAACATGAAAGCATTGTGGTGCGCGAAGGTGAGCGTGAGTTTGTGACGCCTTGGGGTAAGTTCCAAGGCATCGTCTATCGCGATACACCAAGCTCATGCATTCACTTAGCTTTGGTTCATGGCAAGCCTTCAGAGAGCGCAGAAACTTTAGTACGTGTACACGAGCCCCTTACAGCATTAGATTTCTTGGATGCCAATGTGAGCACCCATTCTTGGCCACTCGCCCAAGCACTACAAAAACTCGCTTCATCACCGGCTGGTGTCGCTGTTTTACTCAATGCATCTGGCATTGCAGCTCCCGGCGATGCAGATTGGCTGGCGCAGTTTCACAAGCTCAATGGTACGCACTCAGAAAATACCGAGACACCGCCGGCTCGCAAAACCGATTTTCGCACTTACGGTATCGGCGCGCAAATCCTCAAAGATCTGGGCGTAGGAAAGATGCGCTTGCTAGCCAACCCAAGTCCAGTGCCAAGCCTATCTGGATATAAGCTGGAGGTGACTGGCTACACCCCTTTTGCATCTAATCTTGAATCTAATTTATAA
- a CDS encoding riboflavin biosynthesis protein RibD, with translation MYTAVDHQLMSEALAEAQKALYLSNPNPRVGCVIVKDGQVIGRGHTQRVGGPHAEVQALADVKAKGLDPAGSTVYVTLEPCNHTGRTPPCVDALIEARPAMVIVAMSDPNPLVGGKGLERLKAAGIEVRCGLLEAEAKVLNRGFISRMTRGLPWVRMKIAASLDGKTALPNGQSQWITGPLARADGHHWRAQACAILTGVGTVKEDDPTLNVREVKTERQPWRVIVDSKLETPLHSKVLKQLDQSGVILVCASLDSPVAKEKAAAFEALGIEVIAMANAHGKVDLPKLFQYLAQERHMNEIHVEAGFKLNGSLLREHCVDELLLYYAPFFIGEGIGMANISPLGALDQRQDWQMIDQDRFGSDIRIRLIKP, from the coding sequence ATGTATACCGCTGTTGACCACCAATTGATGAGTGAAGCCTTGGCTGAAGCTCAAAAAGCCCTTTATCTATCCAATCCCAATCCTCGGGTAGGTTGCGTCATCGTCAAAGATGGACAGGTGATTGGTCGAGGCCATACCCAAAGAGTGGGCGGCCCTCATGCCGAAGTTCAGGCATTGGCGGATGTGAAGGCGAAAGGCTTGGATCCTGCTGGATCGACAGTCTATGTCACCTTAGAGCCATGCAACCATACCGGCAGAACCCCACCTTGTGTTGATGCCTTGATCGAGGCGCGGCCCGCCATGGTGATTGTCGCTATGTCTGATCCAAATCCTTTGGTGGGTGGTAAGGGCTTAGAGCGATTGAAGGCTGCAGGAATTGAGGTGCGCTGTGGTTTGTTAGAAGCAGAGGCTAAAGTGCTTAATCGAGGATTTATTTCTCGGATGACGCGAGGTTTGCCTTGGGTGCGGATGAAAATTGCTGCGAGCTTGGATGGGAAGACGGCACTCCCCAATGGCCAGAGCCAGTGGATTACAGGACCACTTGCAAGAGCCGATGGCCATCACTGGCGCGCTCAAGCTTGTGCCATTTTGACGGGCGTAGGTACCGTTAAAGAAGATGATCCAACTCTCAATGTCAGAGAAGTAAAAACGGAGCGTCAGCCATGGCGGGTAATTGTGGATTCCAAATTAGAGACGCCACTACATTCCAAGGTGCTCAAGCAGTTGGATCAATCTGGAGTCATTCTGGTTTGCGCCTCATTAGACTCCCCAGTTGCAAAAGAAAAGGCTGCAGCCTTTGAGGCCCTCGGTATTGAAGTGATTGCCATGGCCAACGCTCACGGCAAAGTAGATTTACCTAAACTCTTTCAGTACCTCGCTCAAGAACGCCATATGAATGAAATCCATGTCGAGGCCGGATTTAAATTGAATGGTTCTTTGCTCCGCGAACATTGTGTCGATGAGCTACTCCTCTACTATGCCCCCTTCTTTATTGGTGAGGGTATTGGTATGGCAAACATTTCACCCTTGGGGGCACTGGATCAACGTCAAGATTGGCAAATGATCGATCAAGATAGATTTGGCTCTGATATCCGTATACGTCTCATCAAGCCCTAA
- a CDS encoding riboflavin synthase subunit alpha: MFTGIITAVGNIKSAQEKGDGLHLLVEVPTGYLDDVALGDSIAIQGACMTATQLTSNTFALDISRESLNKTVGLDKVGPVNLEKALRLNDRLGGHLVSGHVDGVGKVAQFAAVAKDAYGSWLLQIEAPKELASFLAYKGSIVVNGVSLTVNQTHDTKDACLVDINIIPHTLENTTLGKLKQGDAVNLEVDLIARYVARMLETNAK; this comes from the coding sequence ATGTTTACTGGAATTATTACTGCCGTTGGCAATATCAAAAGCGCTCAGGAAAAGGGCGATGGCTTACATTTATTGGTAGAAGTGCCGACAGGCTATCTCGATGATGTGGCTTTAGGTGACAGTATTGCTATTCAAGGTGCATGCATGACTGCTACTCAATTGACTAGCAATACTTTTGCATTAGATATTTCTCGCGAGTCTTTAAATAAGACGGTGGGCCTCGATAAAGTGGGCCCTGTAAATCTAGAAAAAGCACTTCGCCTCAATGATCGCTTGGGTGGTCACCTAGTGAGTGGTCACGTTGATGGCGTAGGTAAGGTGGCGCAGTTTGCTGCCGTGGCTAAAGATGCGTATGGTTCATGGTTGCTGCAGATTGAAGCGCCCAAAGAGCTGGCATCATTCTTGGCCTACAAGGGCTCGATCGTAGTGAACGGCGTTTCACTGACGGTCAATCAAACGCATGACACTAAAGATGCTTGCTTAGTCGATATCAATATCATTCCGCATACTCTTGAGAACACGACATTAGGTAAGCTCAAGCAGGGTGATGCAGTGAATCTAGAGGTTGATTTGATCGCGCGTTATGTAGCACGCATGCTAGAAACTAACGCTAAGTGA
- a CDS encoding Addiction module toxin, RelE/StbE family, translating to MKTYSLEFNVLALKEWQKLDNSVRSQFKKQLEKRIQNPKVASAKLHGDLDNFYKIKLAAVGYRLVYEVIDHRLVVLIIAIGKRNQLTVCKEASKRK from the coding sequence TTGAAGACCTATAGTCTTGAGTTCAACGTACTTGCTTTAAAAGAGTGGCAAAAATTAGATAACTCAGTTCGCAGCCAGTTTAAAAAACAGCTTGAGAAGCGAATTCAAAATCCTAAAGTTGCTTCTGCAAAGTTACACGGGGATCTAGATAATTTCTACAAGATCAAACTAGCAGCAGTTGGCTATAGGCTAGTTTATGAAGTTATTGACCATAGACTGGTCGTACTTATTATTGCAATTGGCAAACGAAATCAGTTAACCGTTTGCAAAGAGGCTAGCAAAAGAAAGTAG
- a CDS encoding Prevent-host-death protein, with translation MTITQTIHAKTTVSMTDLRRNPSKILEIAGDLPVAVLNHNKPEAYLLSAKAYEALLDLVDDLSLIKVIKARSGAKTVKVKLEDL, from the coding sequence ATGACAATCACGCAAACTATTCATGCCAAAACCACAGTCAGCATGACTGATCTTAGGCGCAATCCCAGCAAAATTTTAGAGATTGCAGGCGACCTACCCGTGGCCGTCCTGAATCACAATAAGCCAGAAGCCTATCTATTGTCGGCAAAAGCATACGAAGCTCTTCTTGACTTGGTAGATGATCTCTCCCTTATCAAAGTCATTAAGGCACGTAGTGGTGCGAAAACCGTGAAAGTAAAACTTGAAGACCTATAG
- the exsB gene encoding exsB protein, giving the protein MSFLSAAFENIAPRKPNAPAVILFSGGLDSSTILALAKDLGYAPYVLSVGYGQRHSSELAAAKHIAKKMGVIRHEVVNLDLTRFGGSALTDSTIDVPINPGKDQEIPVTYVPARNTILLSLALGWAESLGGLDIFYGANAVDYSGYPDCRPEYVASFETMANLATKAGVEAINNDNRFRVHAPIISMSKAEIIQLGSTLGVDYSQTVSCYQANDLGEACGECESCRLRQAGFKQANLSDPTRYRRN; this is encoded by the coding sequence ATGTCTTTTCTATCTGCCGCGTTTGAGAATATTGCTCCCCGCAAACCAAATGCTCCTGCAGTTATTCTATTTTCTGGCGGATTAGATTCCAGCACGATTCTCGCGCTTGCAAAAGATCTTGGCTACGCACCCTATGTTTTATCGGTAGGCTATGGGCAACGCCACTCCTCAGAGCTGGCTGCGGCGAAACATATCGCTAAAAAAATGGGGGTTATTCGTCACGAGGTCGTGAATTTAGATCTCACTCGTTTTGGTGGCTCCGCATTAACTGACTCTACAATTGATGTGCCCATTAATCCAGGCAAGGATCAAGAGATCCCCGTCACCTATGTACCGGCGCGCAATACCATCCTGCTCTCACTCGCTTTAGGCTGGGCAGAATCACTGGGTGGATTAGATATTTTTTATGGCGCTAATGCAGTTGATTACTCTGGTTACCCTGACTGCCGCCCAGAATATGTTGCCTCATTTGAAACGATGGCTAACCTGGCTACTAAGGCTGGGGTTGAAGCCATCAATAATGACAATCGCTTTCGGGTTCACGCGCCCATCATCAGTATGAGTAAGGCAGAAATCATTCAACTGGGATCCACGCTAGGCGTGGATTACTCGCAAACCGTTTCCTGCTACCAAGCTAATGACTTAGGTGAAGCTTGTGGTGAGTGCGAATCTTGTCGCTTAAGACAGGCAGGCTTTAAGCAAGCTAATCTGAGCGATCCGACGCGCTATCGCAGAAATTAA
- a CDS encoding TPR repeat-containing protein: MFMRKPNHSFKQTLSRAFCLSAVTIFLGMSNSAWALFADDDARKAILDLRKSLATTQMDLQNQIEKLKADNAELRGKVENLEKQGEDISTSQKTYYQDLDNRLGNFEPRTATIEGVSGTVQPNEKKAYDDALKAFQAGNLKKADEGFSAFANRYPKSPYLPLALFWSGNSKYANKDYAGAIAQLQSLIKRYPTHPRVPSAMLTLGNAQLESGNKAAAKKTFSEIISKYPDTESAKDAQQLNAAIK; this comes from the coding sequence ATGTTCATGCGTAAGCCAAATCACTCTTTTAAACAAACGCTCTCACGAGCGTTTTGTTTAAGTGCCGTCACTATTTTTCTAGGGATGTCCAACAGTGCCTGGGCACTCTTTGCTGACGATGATGCGCGTAAGGCCATTCTTGACTTACGTAAGTCTCTAGCAACTACGCAAATGGATTTACAAAACCAAATTGAGAAGCTCAAAGCGGACAATGCGGAATTACGTGGCAAGGTAGAGAACCTGGAGAAGCAAGGTGAAGATATCAGCACCAGCCAAAAAACGTATTACCAGGATTTAGATAACCGTCTCGGGAATTTTGAGCCTCGCACCGCCACGATTGAAGGTGTCAGCGGCACAGTTCAACCGAATGAGAAAAAAGCCTACGACGATGCATTAAAGGCTTTTCAGGCAGGCAACCTCAAAAAGGCGGATGAAGGATTCTCCGCATTTGCTAACCGCTATCCGAAAAGCCCTTATTTACCATTAGCGCTTTTCTGGAGCGGTAATAGTAAATATGCCAACAAAGATTACGCTGGCGCAATTGCGCAGTTACAAAGCTTGATTAAACGCTATCCAACTCACCCCCGCGTTCCTTCTGCGATGTTGACACTCGGAAATGCGCAATTGGAAAGCGGCAATAAAGCAGCGGCCAAGAAAACATTTAGCGAGATCATTAGTAAGTATCCAGATACTGAGTCAGCGAAAGATGCTCAGCAGCTGAACGCTGCAATCAAGTAA
- a CDS encoding Peptidoglycan-associated lipoprotein: MKISIARRAATFTLVGVTALFLAACSSVKLDDVDGANGGGSGNFGSQPWNDPSSPLFQRSVYFDLNEYTVQTKYQKQLSAHASFLKANPKQKIIIQGNTDERGTAEYNLALGQRRSDAVRKSLNLMGVSDDQMEAVSFGKEKPKAEGDNEAAWAENRRADIVYITN; encoded by the coding sequence GTAGGTGTAACAGCATTATTTTTGGCCGCTTGCTCAAGCGTCAAATTAGATGATGTTGATGGCGCCAATGGTGGTGGCAGTGGCAACTTCGGCTCACAGCCATGGAATGATCCAAGCAGCCCACTCTTCCAGCGTAGCGTCTATTTTGATCTCAACGAATACACTGTTCAGACCAAATATCAGAAACAATTATCTGCACATGCCAGCTTCTTGAAGGCCAACCCAAAGCAGAAAATCATTATCCAAGGCAATACCGACGAGCGTGGCACAGCCGAGTACAACTTAGCATTGGGTCAACGTCGTTCAGACGCAGTACGTAAGTCACTTAATTTGATGGGCGTCTCTGATGACCAAATGGAGGCCGTGAGCTTTGGTAAAGAGAAGCCCAAAGCAGAAGGTGACAATGAAGCCGCTTGGGCAGAGAATCGCCGTGCTGATATTGTTTACATCACGAACTAA